A window of Lytechinus pictus isolate F3 Inbred chromosome 7, Lp3.0, whole genome shotgun sequence contains these coding sequences:
- the LOC129264437 gene encoding 2-Hydroxyacid oxidase 1-like gives MDAAVCLQDFEDFATKYLPKNALDYYRSGANSEQTLKDNRSAFERLRLYPRILRDVSVRDMSTTVLGQRLPYPIAIAPTAMQRMAHADGEVATARAATAMGTGMILSSWSTSSIEEVAEASGKGLRWFQLYVYKDREVTRDLVKRAERAGYKAIFVTVDTPMLGKRLADIRNKFSLPEPLRMANFTSELIESCVRGSSSSGLTEYVASLIDPTLSWKHIEWLKTITSLPIILKGVLTAEDAREAAAHNVAGVVVSNHGARQLDGVPSTIDALPEVVDALKGTGLEVYLDGGVRTGTDVLKAIALGARAVFVGRPALWALAYNGEAGVKRMIEILRDEFSLAMALSGATNISEINRRLVRRQSPSYTSSKL, from the exons ATGGACGCCGCGGTTTGTCTCCAAGATTTTGAAGATTTTGCTACCAAATACCTCCCAAAGAATGCTCTTGATTATTATAGGAGTGGTGCAAATTCCGAACAAACATTGAAAGATAATCGAAGCGCATTTGAAAG aCTGAGACTTTATCCCCGTATCCTTCGAGATGTGTCTGTACGTGATATGTCAACGACTGTCCTTGGTCAACGGCTCCCCTATCCCATTGCTATCGCACCTACAGCTATGCAGAGAATGGCCCATGCAGATGGGGAAGTGGCAACAGCACGAG CTGCTACAGCAATGGGCACCGGTATGATCCTCAGTTCCTGGTCTACCAGTAGTATTGAGGAAGTTGCAGAGGCTTCTGGGAAGGGACTAAGATGGTTCCAGCTCTACGTGTACAAGGATAGAGAGGTCACCAGGGACCTGGTCAAGCGTGCAGAGAGGGCGGGCTACAAGGCCATTTTCGTGACGGTGGATACGCCCATGCTCGGGAAGAGACTGGCTGATATCAGGAACAAGTTCTCTTTACCGGAGCCACTAAG AATGGCAAACTTCACCTCCGAGCTTATCGAGTCTTGTGTACGTGGATCATCCAGTTCAGGTCTAACAGAGTATGTAGCATCACTGATTGATCCTACGCTAAGCTGGAAGCACATTGAATGGTTGAAGACTATTACATCATTACCGATCATTCTCAAAGGTGTCCTCACAG CTGAGGATGCACGAGAAGCAGCAGCACACAATGTAGCAGGCGTGGTCGTATCCAATCATGGAGCTAGACAGCTTGATGGGGTTCCATCTACA ATTGATGCCTTGCCTGAGGTTGTTGATGCTTTAAAAGGCACCGGGTTGGAGGTTTATCTGGATGGTGGCGTCAGGACTGGAACAGATGTTCTAAAGGCGATAGCCCTCGGAGCGAGGGCGGTATTCGTTGGTCGACCAGCATTGTGGGCTTTGGCATACAAT GGTGAGGCAGGAGTGAAGAGAATGATTGAAATTTTAAGGGATGAGTTTAGTCTTGCCATGGCTCTTTCAG GTGCAACAAATATCTCAGAAATCAACAGGAGATTAGTCCGAAGACAATCGCCATCTTATACCTCTTCAAAACTGTAA